One region of Bactrocera neohumeralis isolate Rockhampton chromosome 5, APGP_CSIRO_Bneo_wtdbg2-racon-allhic-juicebox.fasta_v2, whole genome shotgun sequence genomic DNA includes:
- the LOC126758950 gene encoding protein white produces MGQEDQEVLIRGGKATSTSAESLDNNNEQSYEQSSINQGFSKNYGTLSPPSPTLTADNLTYSWYNLDVFGAVHQPGSGWKQLLNRVKGVLCNERHIPAPRKHLLKNVSGVAYPGELLAIMGSSGAGKTTLLNAIAFRSSKGVQISPSTVRLLNGHPIDAKEMQARCAYVQQDDLFIGSLTAREHLIFQAMVRMPRHTTKKQKIQRVDQVIQDLSLGKCQNTLIGVPGRVKGLSGGERKRLAFASEALTDPPLLICDEPTSGLDSFMAHSVVQVLKKLSQKGKTVILTIHQPSSELFELFDKILLMAEGRVAFLGTPGEAVDFFSYIGAQCPNNYNPADFYVQVLAVVPGREAESRDRIAKICDNFAVGKVSREMEQNFQKLEKSNGLNKEDENGFTYKASWFMQFRAVLWRSWLSVLKEPLLVKVRLFQTTMVAVLIGLIFLGQQLTQVGVMNINGAIFLFLTNMTFQNAFATITVFTSELPVFIRETRSRLYRCDTYFLGKTIAELPLFLIVPLLFTAIAYPMIGLRPGIDHFLTALALVTLVANVSTSFGYLISCACSSTSMALSVGPPVIIPFLLFGGFFLNSGSVPVYFKWLSYLSWFRYANEGLLINQWADVKPGEITCTSSNTTCPSSGEVILETLNFSASDLPFDFIGLALLIVGFRISAYIALRVRARRKE; encoded by the exons AACAATGAGCAGTCCTACGAGCAGTCTTCCATAAATCAAGGGTTTAGTAAAAATTACGGTACACTCTCACCACCATCGCCTACACTTACAGCGGATAATCTTACTTACTCTTGGTATAATTTGGATGTTTTCGGTGCTGTGCACCAGCCGGGTTCGGGTTGGAAGCAACTGCTGAATCGTGTAAAAGGTGTTTTATGCAATGAACGTCACATTCCTGCGCCGCGCAAACACCTCTTGAAAAACG TTTCCGGCGTCGCTTATCCGGGTGAATTGCTAGCGATCATGGGCAGCTCTGGTGCCGGTAAAACTACACTTCTGAATGCGATTGCTTTTCGCTCATCGAAAGGTGTACAAATATCTCCATCCACCGTACGCTTGCTCAACGGTCATCCGATTGATGCCAAGGAAATGCAAGCACGTTGTGCTTATGTTCAACAAGATGATCTTTTCATTGGTTCACTCACCGCACGAGAACACCTCATTTTCCAGGCAATGGTGCGTATGCCGAGGCATACGacgaaaaaacaaaagataCAACGTGTGGATCAGGTTATACAAGATCTCTCGCTGGGAAAATGCCAGAATACTTTAATTGGCGTGCCGGGTCGTGTGAAAGGCTTATCCGGTGGCGAACGTAAACGCTTGGCATTTGCTTCGGAAGCGCTAACGGATCCACCACTATTGATTTGTGACGAACCTACTTCGGGTTTAGACTCATTTATGGCACACAGCGTCGTACAGGTGTTGAAGAAACTATCGCAGAAAGGCAAAACAGTCATATTGACCATACATCAGCCATCTTCTGAGTTATTTGAACTATTCGACAAAATATTGCTCATGGCTGAAGGTAGAGTCGCCTTTCTGGGTACACCGGGCGAAGCGGTAGACTTTTTTTCATA CATCGGCGCTCAATGTCCGAACAATTACAACCCAGCAGATTTTTACGTACAAGTTTTGGCCGTTGTGCCTGGCCGGGAAGCGGAGTCACGTGACCGTATAGCCAAAATTTGTGATAATTTTGCAGTTGGAAA GGTCTCTCGCGAGatggaacaaaattttcaaaaactggaGAAATCCAATGGCTTAAACAAAGAGGACGAGAATGGATTTACATATAAAGCTTCATGGTTTATGCAGTTTCGTGCGGTCCTTTGGCGCTCGTGGCTGTCAGTGTTGAAGGAACCGTTATTAGTGAAAGTGCGCCTATTTCAAACGACG ATGGTTGCTGTTCTCATTGGACTGATCTTTCTGGGACAACAATTAACCCAAGTCGGTGTGATGAACATTAACGGTGCCATTTTCCTATTTTTAACCAATATGACCTTTCAGAATGCCTTCGCTACGATAACT GTTTTTACATCCGAACTGCCTGTATTCATACGTGAGACGCGCAGCCGACTTTATCGCTGTGACACTTACTTCCTCGGGAAAACAATTGCCGAACTGCCACTCTTCTTGATTGTTCCGTTACTCTTTACAGCCATCGCTTACCCAATGATTGGCCTGCGTCCTGGCATTGATCATTTCCTAACAGCGCTGGCGCTTGTTACATTGGTTGCCAATGTTTCGACATCATTTGGCTATTTGATTTCGTGCGCCTGCTCGTCGACATCAATGGCGCTCTCCGTGGGCCCACCTGTTATCATACCATTTCTACTTTTCGGCGGCTTCTTTTTGAACTCCGGCTCGGTGCCGGTGTACTTCAAGTGGCTGTCGTATTTATCATGGTTCCGTTACGCCAATGAAGGATTATTAATCAACCAGTGGGCTGATGTAAAACCTGGCGAAATTACTTGCACTTCATCCAATACCACCTGTCCTAGCTCAGGTGAGGTTATACTGGAGACGTTGAATTTTTCAGCGAGTGATTTACCATTCGATTTTATTGGATTGGCTTTGCTCATTGTTGGTTTTCGGATATCCGCGTATATAGCATTGAGAGTGCGCGCTAGACGCAAAGAGTAA